One segment of Clostridium botulinum DNA contains the following:
- a CDS encoding YkvI family membrane protein, with protein MKKSFVNIFQVAVVFIGTIVGAGLASGKEITEFFTSFGLKSFFGIIVCGLFYIVIGCIIAKISIHYELNSYSDLINVISPNYLGKFTGFITTLYLISSASIILAGSGALINQFFGIPKLVGSIIMICIAVFFLLRDTDGLIAVNSFIVPSLICTITLITILYFVFSRDAVSLESMRQFKPVKSGLAISTILYAGYNTLCCTGVLVPLSNQMKKPKTMFIGITLGSIGLTLLCLAINLMLTVNQPYIYKFEIPLLLVANRFGCIIQAILLVIIWLEMFSTEVSDVYSISKTLEQTFNIDFKKGIFIILAIALPISQIGFSNLITKLYPAFGVLSLVFILQSVIFYFKHRKELK; from the coding sequence TTGAAAAAGAGTTTTGTTAATATATTTCAAGTTGCAGTAGTTTTCATAGGTACTATTGTTGGAGCTGGATTAGCTTCAGGAAAAGAAATAACTGAATTTTTCACATCTTTTGGTTTAAAAAGTTTTTTTGGCATTATAGTATGTGGATTATTTTATATTGTAATTGGGTGTATAATCGCCAAAATAAGTATTCATTATGAGTTAAATTCTTATAGTGATTTGATTAATGTAATAAGCCCTAATTATTTAGGCAAATTTACAGGTTTTATAACTACTTTATATCTTATTTCAAGTGCCTCTATAATTTTAGCTGGTAGTGGTGCTCTTATAAATCAATTTTTTGGAATTCCTAAATTAGTTGGATCAATAATAATGATTTGTATAGCTGTATTTTTCTTATTAAGAGATACTGATGGATTAATTGCTGTAAATTCATTTATCGTTCCATCTTTAATATGCACAATAACATTGATTACTATTTTATACTTTGTATTTTCTAGAGATGCTGTCTCTTTAGAAAGCATGAGACAATTCAAGCCTGTTAAGAGCGGACTTGCTATATCGACTATACTATATGCTGGTTATAATACGCTTTGTTGTACTGGTGTACTAGTTCCTCTAAGTAATCAAATGAAAAAACCTAAAACTATGTTTATAGGGATTACTCTTGGATCTATTGGATTAACTTTGCTTTGTTTAGCAATAAATCTTATGTTAACAGTAAATCAACCATATATATATAAATTTGAAATTCCGTTACTTCTTGTTGCAAATAGATTTGGTTGTATAATACAAGCTATATTATTAGTAATTATTTGGCTTGAAATGTTCTCTACTGAAGTTTCAGATGTTTATTCAATAAGTAAAACATTAGAACAAACCTTCAATATAGACTTTAAAAAAGGCATTTTTATAATTTTAGCAATAGCCTTACCAATATCTCAAATTGGGTTTAGTAATTTAATAACAAAGTTATATCCAGCTTTTGGCGTATTAAGTTTAGTATTCATACTACAAAGTGTTATATTTTATTTTAAACATAGAAAAGAATTAAAGTAA
- a CDS encoding TIGR01212 family radical SAM protein (This family includes YhcC from E. coli K-12, an uncharacterized radical SAM protein.): MNNSWNGKRYHSLNYFLREKFGEKVFKISLDGGFSCPNRDGKVSKGGCVFCSARGSGDYAGSRNFSITNQFNNVKTMMANKWKSGKYIAYFQAYTNTYAPIDELRQKYEEAINQEGVVALSIATRPDCLEDDVLDLIEELSKKLYVWVELGLQTINDNVAKKINRGYDLKVFDYAMTRLKERNIDVVVHSILGLPGESQDDMLKTIDYIAHSGAQGIKLHLLHLMKDTKMVELYESGELQFLSQEDYIKLICKAVSMLPKEMVVHRLTGDAPRDLLIGPMWSLKKWEVLNAIDKTLEDNDIYQGKNFNMGDI, from the coding sequence ATGAATAATTCTTGGAATGGAAAGAGATATCATAGTTTAAATTATTTCTTGAGAGAAAAGTTTGGTGAAAAGGTATTTAAAATATCCTTAGATGGAGGATTTTCATGTCCTAATAGGGATGGAAAAGTAAGTAAGGGTGGATGTGTATTCTGTAGTGCGAGAGGTTCTGGAGATTATGCAGGAAGTAGAAATTTTTCTATTACTAATCAATTTAATAATGTAAAAACTATGATGGCTAATAAATGGAAAAGTGGAAAGTATATAGCTTATTTTCAAGCATATACAAATACATATGCTCCCATAGATGAGCTAAGACAGAAGTATGAAGAAGCTATAAATCAAGAAGGAGTTGTAGCATTATCAATAGCAACAAGACCAGATTGTTTAGAGGATGATGTATTAGATTTAATAGAAGAACTAAGTAAGAAATTATATGTATGGGTTGAACTTGGTCTACAAACTATAAATGATAATGTAGCTAAGAAAATAAATAGAGGATATGATTTAAAAGTATTTGATTATGCAATGACTAGACTTAAAGAAAGAAACATAGATGTTGTTGTACATTCTATCTTAGGATTGCCTGGTGAAAGTCAAGATGATATGTTAAAAACTATAGATTATATTGCTCATTCTGGAGCTCAAGGAATAAAGCTTCATTTACTACATTTGATGAAAGATACTAAAATGGTTGAGTTATATGAAAGTGGTGAATTGCAATTCTTATCTCAAGAAGATTATATAAAATTAATTTGCAAGGCAGTTTCTATGTTACCTAAAGAAATGGTGGTACACAGATTAACTGGTGATGCTCCTAGGGATTTACTTATAGGTCCTATGTGGAGTTTAAAAAAGTGGGAAGTATTAAATGCAATAGATAAAACATTAGAAGATAATGACATATATCAGGGTAAGAATTTTAATATGGGGGATATTTAA
- a CDS encoding 2-phosphosulfolactate phosphatase family protein — translation MKVDVIISADYITDDIVKDKVVVVIDMFRATSVITTAINNGCQKVIPYLTVEETLEEAKKYDKSEVILGGERRAVKIEGFDLSNSPLEYTEKVVKNKTVLMTTTNGTRALTKCLPGKKIIIAAMINAEAVAKKLLEFNDDIVIVNAGTNGEFSMDDYICGGYIINTMLKEKSNIELTDISKTSNMIYESNKDIINYVKEARHYSVMRSLKLDNDIKYCIKKSIVDVVPIYDGDKIIKL, via the coding sequence ATGAAAGTAGATGTTATAATTTCAGCAGATTATATAACTGATGATATTGTAAAAGATAAGGTTGTTGTTGTAATAGATATGTTTAGGGCAACTTCAGTTATAACAACTGCAATTAATAATGGATGCCAAAAAGTTATACCATATTTAACTGTAGAAGAAACACTTGAAGAGGCTAAGAAATACGATAAGAGTGAAGTTATATTAGGTGGAGAAAGAAGAGCCGTTAAAATAGAGGGCTTTGATTTAAGTAATTCACCATTAGAATATACGGAAAAAGTAGTTAAAAATAAAACAGTGCTAATGACTACTACTAATGGAACTAGGGCATTAACTAAGTGTTTGCCAGGAAAAAAGATTATTATAGCAGCAATGATAAATGCAGAAGCTGTAGCTAAAAAATTACTAGAATTTAATGATGATATTGTCATAGTTAATGCAGGAACCAATGGAGAATTCTCTATGGATGATTATATTTGTGGAGGATATATAATTAATACTATGTTAAAAGAAAAAAGTAATATAGAACTTACAGATATATCTAAAACTTCAAATATGATTTATGAAAGCAACAAAGATATTATAAATTACGTTAAAGAAGCTAGACATTATTCAGTTATGAGATCTTTAAAGTTAGATAATGATATAAAGTATTGTATAAAGAAAAGTATAGTTGATGTGGTTCCGATTTATGATGGAGATAAGATAATTAAACTATAA
- a CDS encoding class I SAM-dependent rRNA methyltransferase, with protein sequence MASKFYLHKGRSGKAEQGRPWVYTDEINEYDGEYENGDIVEVYNHKGYFIGKGYINDKSKITIRIMSRDINENIDEEFFKSRFKTAFEYRRSIIDDSSCRMIFGEADFLPGLTVDKFEDYYVIQISTLGMDQYKDLIVKVLVNEYNAKGVYERSDIATREIEGLEQTRGFLTEPFDTNVEIVENGVKYIVDLANGQKTGFFLDQKENRAAIHRICKDKDVLDCFTHTGSFALNAGIAGAKSVLGIDVSQHAIDCANKNAELNNLQDTVKFECHNAFDVLPAWSREEKKFDVVILDPPAFTKSRNTINAAKRGYKEINLRGLKLVKHGGYFITCSCSHYMNEELLKKTIVEACQDANKLIRQVEFRTQSCDHPILWNSDESYYLKFFIFQVFDKTKL encoded by the coding sequence ATGGCAAGTAAATTTTATTTACATAAAGGACGTAGTGGTAAAGCTGAACAAGGTCGTCCTTGGGTTTATACAGATGAAATAAATGAATATGATGGTGAATATGAAAATGGTGATATCGTAGAAGTATATAATCATAAGGGTTACTTTATCGGTAAAGGTTACATAAATGATAAAAGTAAAATAACTATTAGAATAATGTCAAGAGATATAAATGAAAATATAGATGAAGAATTCTTTAAAAGCAGATTTAAAACAGCTTTTGAATATAGAAGAAGTATCATTGATGATTCATCTTGTAGAATGATATTTGGAGAAGCTGATTTTCTTCCTGGATTAACAGTTGATAAATTTGAAGATTATTATGTAATTCAAATTTCTACACTTGGAATGGATCAATATAAAGATTTAATTGTTAAAGTATTAGTTAACGAATATAATGCTAAAGGTGTTTACGAAAGAAGTGACATAGCAACTAGAGAAATAGAAGGATTAGAACAAACTAGAGGATTTTTAACTGAACCTTTTGATACTAATGTTGAAATTGTTGAAAATGGAGTTAAGTACATAGTTGATCTAGCAAATGGTCAAAAAACTGGATTCTTCTTAGATCAAAAAGAAAATAGAGCTGCTATTCATAGAATATGTAAAGATAAAGACGTATTAGATTGCTTTACTCATACTGGTTCTTTTGCTTTAAATGCTGGTATTGCTGGTGCAAAATCAGTTCTTGGAATAGATGTTTCTCAACATGCCATAGATTGTGCTAATAAAAATGCTGAATTAAACAATCTTCAAGATACAGTTAAATTTGAATGTCATAATGCTTTCGATGTTCTTCCTGCATGGTCAAGAGAAGAAAAGAAATTTGACGTTGTAATACTTGATCCTCCTGCATTTACAAAGTCTAGAAATACTATTAATGCAGCAAAAAGAGGATATAAGGAAATTAACTTAAGAGGTTTAAAATTAGTTAAACATGGCGGTTACTTTATAACTTGTTCTTGTTCTCATTACATGAATGAAGAACTTTTAAAGAAAACTATTGTAGAAGCTTGCCAAGATGCTAATAAACTAATAAGACAAGTAGAATTTAGAACTCAATCTTGTGATCATCCAATACTTTGGAATTCAGATGAAAGTTATTATTTAAAATTCTTCATATTCCAAGTATTTGATAAAACAAAACTATAA
- a CDS encoding (2Fe-2S)-binding protein, producing the protein MDNNLNKDILDKITKTCTCKSITRAKIKEAIVNGASTYEEVQKATGAGSGCCKGRKCSEKINDLIKELN; encoded by the coding sequence ATGGATAATAATTTAAATAAAGATATTTTAGATAAAATAACAAAGACTTGCACTTGTAAAAGTATAACTAGAGCAAAAATTAAAGAAGCTATAGTAAATGGTGCGTCAACTTATGAAGAAGTTCAAAAAGCAACTGGTGCAGGATCAGGATGTTGTAAAGGAAGAAAATGTTCAGAAAAAATAAATGATTTAATAAAAGAGCTAAACTAA
- a CDS encoding response regulator transcription factor, which produces MISILLVEDNIEISNNIVEYFGEEFDIRAVYDGSDAIQYLNTYSYDVVILDLMLPEVDGMSVLSYISKKTLNTGVIILTAKEELGDKLKAFNLGANDYLTKPFFMEELKARIIAILKGMGKIKKSNILEFKNMQIDMKAKTVYINNEELELNEKLYKLLEYLVINKGVLLFKEQIFDNICGYNSDAATEIIEVYISRLRKQLSKYNYDRYLVTKRGMGYLLDESIGE; this is translated from the coding sequence ATGATAAGTATATTATTAGTAGAAGATAATATAGAAATAAGTAATAATATAGTAGAATATTTTGGAGAAGAGTTTGATATAAGGGCTGTTTATGATGGTTCAGATGCAATTCAATATTTAAATACATATAGTTATGACGTTGTTATTTTAGATTTAATGTTACCAGAAGTTGATGGAATGAGTGTTTTAAGTTACATATCTAAAAAAACATTAAATACTGGAGTAATTATATTGACAGCAAAAGAAGAACTTGGAGATAAGTTAAAAGCCTTTAACTTAGGTGCTAATGACTATTTAACTAAGCCATTTTTTATGGAAGAATTAAAAGCTAGAATAATCGCAATTCTTAAGGGCATGGGTAAGATAAAGAAATCTAATATACTTGAATTTAAAAATATGCAAATTGATATGAAAGCTAAAACAGTTTATATAAATAATGAAGAATTAGAATTAAATGAAAAGCTGTATAAACTTTTAGAGTATTTAGTTATAAATAAGGGAGTACTGTTATTTAAAGAGCAAATATTTGATAATATATGTGGATACAATAGTGATGCAGCTACTGAAATAATAGAAGTTTATATAAGTAGATTAAGAAAACAGCTTTCAAAATATAATTATGATAGATATTTAGTAACCAAACGTGGGATGGGTTACTTACTAGATGAGAGTATTGGAGAATGA
- a CDS encoding sensor histidine kinase — translation MKNDIFLSTKRRITAISIGIVFLCLIIFALITQAFYKSKLLDNVDRQLIDQKKIFLGEEITRENKKKIYDYDNDMHKNFNIFPEDKPMKIPPNLILISYNNDAFENMSNTLYFSEDNLPTLPKESNEKIVNFQYNDYNFRGITVTNGDQKIQVIANIDVEVHSINRLRNSILFSLVILIIISSALAAYLASKVIKPVKKAYEKQIYFVQDASHEMRTPVSVIKGKVELLAHSPGDTIDDHFEHISKIMSEIRGLEKLNNDLLLLSKEDLELGLNITSFSLDDFIDEISEFYIDLAEIRHRDFQVIKPKNEIIVSWEKDKIKRAIIILLENAFKYTNEGGSVKLIVEDLTKSIKVTVKDDGIGIKDEDQNRIFDRFYRSKEVRGKNISGTGIGLSLLKSITKNFGIKLKVNSKYGEGCEFILSIPKIIK, via the coding sequence ATGAAAAATGATATATTTTTATCTACTAAAAGAAGAATTACAGCTATAAGTATAGGTATAGTTTTTTTATGTTTAATAATATTTGCTTTAATAACTCAAGCTTTTTATAAATCTAAATTATTAGATAATGTTGATCGCCAATTAATTGATCAGAAGAAGATATTTTTAGGCGAAGAAATAACTAGAGAAAATAAGAAAAAAATTTATGATTATGATAATGATATGCATAAGAATTTTAATATATTTCCTGAAGATAAACCAATGAAAATCCCTCCTAATTTAATTTTAATATCATATAATAATGATGCATTTGAAAACATGAGTAATACTTTATATTTTAGTGAAGATAATTTGCCAACACTACCTAAGGAATCTAATGAAAAAATAGTTAATTTTCAATATAATGATTATAATTTTAGAGGAATTACTGTAACCAATGGAGATCAAAAAATTCAGGTTATTGCAAATATAGATGTTGAGGTTCATTCAATAAATAGATTGAGAAATTCTATTTTATTTAGTTTGGTTATATTAATAATAATTTCTAGTGCTTTGGCAGCATATCTTGCTTCAAAGGTTATAAAACCTGTTAAAAAAGCTTATGAAAAGCAAATTTATTTTGTTCAGGATGCTTCTCATGAAATGAGGACGCCAGTATCAGTAATTAAAGGTAAGGTAGAATTATTAGCACATTCACCAGGTGATACTATTGATGATCATTTTGAGCATATATCAAAGATAATGAGTGAAATTAGGGGATTAGAAAAGCTAAATAATGATTTGTTATTATTATCAAAAGAAGATTTAGAATTAGGTTTAAACATAACTAGCTTTAGTTTAGATGATTTTATTGATGAAATAAGTGAGTTTTATATTGACTTAGCAGAAATTAGACATAGAGATTTTCAGGTTATTAAGCCTAAAAATGAAATTATAGTATCATGGGAAAAGGATAAAATAAAAAGAGCTATTATTATATTACTTGAAAATGCGTTTAAGTACACAAATGAAGGTGGATCTGTGAAATTAATTGTTGAAGACTTAACTAAAAGTATAAAAGTAACAGTTAAAGATGATGGGATAGGAATTAAAGATGAAGATCAAAATCGTATATTTGATAGATTTTATAGAAGTAAAGAGGTTAGAGGAAAGAATATTTCTGGAACTGGTATAGGTCTTAGTCTTCTAAAATCTATTACTAAGAATTTTGGGATTAAACTAAAAGTAAATTCTAAATATGGAGAAGGATGTGAATTTATATTAAGTATTCCTAAGATTATAAAATAG
- a CDS encoding polyphosphate polymerase domain-containing protein gives MREKKFRHELKHYINFSDYLAIKNRIRSIMHIDKNANKNNEYKIRSLYFDNAYDKVLMEKVIGLSKRDKFRIRFYNDNYEFIRLEKKSKIRGLCLKNSTRISKEECEKIINGDIEFLKDSNDKLFIDLYAQMKGQLLRPRTIVDYTREAYIYPIGNVRITFDKSVRTGIQSKNLFDKDLPTIETIDNKHIVLEVKFDEFLPQAIQDIIQVNERRPTSISKYEAARIYG, from the coding sequence ATGAGAGAAAAAAAGTTTAGACATGAATTAAAGCACTATATAAATTTTTCAGATTACTTAGCAATAAAAAATAGAATAAGAAGTATTATGCATATAGATAAAAATGCTAATAAGAATAATGAATATAAAATAAGAAGTTTATATTTTGATAATGCCTACGACAAGGTGTTAATGGAGAAGGTTATTGGGTTAAGTAAAAGAGATAAATTTCGTATAAGATTTTACAATGATAATTATGAATTCATAAGATTAGAGAAAAAATCAAAAATAAGAGGATTATGTTTAAAAAATAGTACTCGTATTAGCAAAGAGGAATGTGAAAAGATTATAAATGGCGATATAGAGTTCTTAAAAGATTCAAATGATAAATTGTTTATTGATTTATATGCTCAGATGAAAGGTCAATTATTACGACCGAGGACAATAGTTGATTATACTAGAGAAGCATATATATATCCAATTGGAAATGTACGTATAACATTTGATAAGTCAGTTAGAACAGGAATACAAAGTAAAAATTTATTTGATAAGGATCTACCCACTATAGAAACAATAGATAACAAGCATATTGTACTAGAAGTTAAATTTGATGAATTTTTACCACAGGCAATTCAAGATATTATACAAGTAAATGAACGTAGACCAACTTCTATATCAAAATATGAAGCTGCCAGAATATATGGGTAA
- a CDS encoding DUF4956 domain-containing protein → MTQTTTNFSDIFKSSFAEKLTQVSFLDMFIALALAFVIGLFIMQVYKKTFKGVMYSESFAISLLALSLITTLIILAVTSNVVLSLGMVGALSIVRFRSAIKEPIDIAFLFWSISVGIVIGAGLIPLAILGSIFIGIVMILFVNKKTSNNPYILVINCEDDDSENTALKMLSKNVDKYNVKSKTISPVNGIEMTVEIGLKKKSTDFVNSISKLNGISNVVLVSYNGDYMS, encoded by the coding sequence ATGACACAAACAACCACTAATTTTAGTGACATTTTTAAATCAAGTTTCGCAGAAAAATTAACACAAGTATCTTTTTTAGATATGTTTATAGCATTAGCATTAGCTTTTGTAATAGGACTATTCATAATGCAGGTTTATAAAAAAACATTTAAAGGGGTAATGTATTCTGAAAGTTTTGCAATTTCCCTTTTAGCACTTAGCTTAATTACAACGTTAATTATATTAGCAGTAACATCTAATGTAGTATTATCACTTGGTATGGTTGGTGCTTTATCTATAGTTCGTTTTAGAAGTGCAATAAAAGAACCAATTGATATAGCATTTTTATTTTGGTCAATAAGTGTAGGTATAGTAATTGGTGCAGGTTTAATTCCGTTAGCTATTTTGGGATCAATATTTATAGGAATAGTTATGATTTTATTTGTTAATAAGAAGACTTCAAATAATCCTTATATTTTGGTAATTAATTGTGAAGATGATGATTCGGAAAATACTGCGTTAAAGATGCTTTCAAAAAATGTAGATAAATATAATGTAAAATCAAAAACAATTTCACCAGTGAATGGAATTGAAATGACAGTAGAAATAGGACTAAAAAAGAAATCAACAGATTTTGTAAATAGTATATCTAAATTAAATGGCATATCTAATGTAGTATTAGTTAGCTACAATGGAGATTATATGTCATAA